A genomic stretch from Anomalospiza imberbis isolate Cuckoo-Finch-1a 21T00152 chromosome 9, ASM3175350v1, whole genome shotgun sequence includes:
- the SUCO gene encoding SUN domain-containing ossification factor isoform X3, whose protein sequence is MFLQTTEISETSQPEVGSPPSVDVNEASSSIVPSTENTSSSPTSEIPPVSQPNLAGQHIENISSSHGKGKKTKSEFESKVSAAEKGADEQKSALNASENLKREKDFKKTGEIDPTSVITPKDPGDIPTFDEWKKKVMEVEKEKSQSMHPSAVGGQHSTKKVQKNRNNYASVECGAKILAANPEAKSTSAILMENMDLYMLNPCSTKIWFVVELCEPVQVKQFDIANHELFSSTPKDFLVSISDRYPTNKWIKLGTFHARDERNVQSFPLDEQMYAKYVKMFIKYIKVELISHFGSEHFCPLSLIRVFGTSMVEEYEEIADSQYQSERQELFDEDYDYLLDYNTGEEKSSKNLLGSATNAILSMVNIAANMLGAKTEESSETEAGNKSVSENVTATPATSTAAPRLPEPTPVPSPELVTTDIPQIEKEQLMVDLTKESPIVQLVQEYEEDTSQSTVTLLSSDEQEEEAAAWFELETEKYCCDMAAVCCISTFSEYLLKWCSVAAAMHRQHSKTGREERPPHPVDVQQPQPSLTESAQTAAEEPLPEQLDSKAEKPPGSAVAVDFSAVHEEMSNETTESIELEPSHPQTVSQSLLLEVTSEAKPSPTTDMVLEPPKEDSGQVAPRATPQVDVPELSTEMEKAESSVVEESPEPSVATEVKEMSTRETFATPVIPKPTETVLQPESTVDMVASDAVEGKESTPEVQKPAVPPVEPPVPAEGKEDEQAAEEALLALPVSGGPQRTATDFYAELQNSTELGYANGNLVHGSNQKESVFMRLNNRIKALEVNMSLSSRYLEELSQRYRKQMEEMQKAFNKTIIKLQNTSRIAEEQDQRQTEAIQLLQAQLTNMTQLASNLSATVAELKREVSDRQTYLVISLVLCLILGLVLFVQRCRSPSQFCEDYLSKIPKSNHYPSPKRCFSSYDDMNLKRRTSLPLVRSQSFQLAGKEVDPEDLYIVEPLKFSPEKKKKRCKYKSEKPETIKPTTEPLHPIANGEIKGRKPFTNQRDFSNIGEVYHSSYKGPPSEGSSETSSQSDESYFCGISACTSLCNGQTQKTKTEKRAIKRRRSKVSDQGKLIKTLIQTKSGSMPSLHDIIKGNKDITVGTLGVTTVSGHI, encoded by the exons ATGTTTTTACAGACAACAGAAATAAGTGAAACAAGCCAGCCTGAAGTTGGGAGTCCACCTTCAGTAGATGTAAATGAAGCTTCCTCCAGCATAGTCCCAAGCACTGAAAACACTTCCAGTTCACCTACCTCAGAGATACCTCCAGTCTCACAGCCCAA CCTTGCAGGCCAACATATAGAGAACATATCATCTTCACATGGCAAGGGAAAGAAGACTAAGTCGGAGTTTGAGTCCAAAGTTTCAGCAGCTGAAAAGGGGGCAGATGAGCAAAAATCTGCTCTTAATGCTTCGGAGAACTTAAAAAGGGAG AAAGACTTTAAGAAGACAGGAGAAATTGACCCTACATCAGTAATAACTCCAAAGGACCCTGGAGATATTCCAACATTTGATGAATGGAAGAAGAAAGTCATGGaagtggagaaagaaaaga GTCAGTCAATGCACCCTTCTGCTGTTGGTGGGCAGCATTCCACTAAAAAGGTCCAGAAAAACAGGAATAACTACGCCTCTGTAGAGTGTGGTGCCAAAATTTTGGCAGCAAATCCAGAGGCAAAG agcACTTCAGCTATTTTGATGGAAAATATGGACCTTTATATGCTCAATCCTTGCAGTACTAAAATCTG GTTTGTTGTTGAGCTCTGTGAACCAGTGCAAGTAAAGCAGTTTGACATTGCAAATCATGAATTATTCTCTTCCACTCCTAAAGACTTTCTGGTGTCAATTAGTGACAG GTATCCAACAAACAAATGGATTAAATTAGGTACTTTCCATGCCAGAGATGAGAGGAATGTCCAGAGCTTTCCTCTGGATGAACAGATGTATGCAAAATATGTTAAG ATGTTCATCAAGTACATAAAG GTGGAGTTGATATCACACTTTGGATCAGAACATTTTTGTCCTTTAAGCCTTATAAG AGTATTTGGTACTAGCATGGTTGAAGAGTATGAAGAAATAGCTGATTCTCAGTATCAGTCTGAACGACAGGAACTGTTTGATGAAGATTATG ATTATCTATTGGATTATAACACAGGGGaagaaaaatcttcaaaaaATCTTCTTGGTTCTGCTACAA ATGCTATCCTGAGTATGGTGAACATTGCTGCCAATATGCTTGGAGCCAAAACTGAAGAGTCATCTGAAACTGAAG ctgggaataAAAGTGTGTCTGAAAATGTCACTGCCACCCCTGCAACTTCAACAGCTGCACCAAGACTGCCTGAACCAACACCTGTTCCTTCGCCAGA ACTTGTTACTACAGATATTCCACAGATAGAGAAGGAGCAGTTAATGGTGGATTTGACTAAAGAAAGCCCAATTGTTCAGCTAGTGCAGGAGTATGAAGAAGATACAAGCCAGTCTACAGTAACTTTGCTGTCCAGTGATGAGCAGgaagaggaagcagcagcatggTTTGAGCTGGAGACAGAGAAGTACTGCTGTGACATGGCAGCAGTGTGCTGCATTTCCACCTTCTCGGAGTACCTGCTGAAGTGGTGCTCAGTTGCAGCAGCCATGCATCGGCAGCACAGTAAAACTGGACGTGAAGAGAGGCCACCTCACCCTGTGGAcgtgcagcagccacagccatcTCTGACTGAGTCTGCCcagacagcagcagaggagcctTTGCCTGAGCAGCTGGACAGCAAAGCTGAGAAACCCCCTGGGTCTGCTGTTGCAGTTGACTTCAGTGCCGTCCATGAGGAGATGAGTAATGAGACCACAGAGTCCATTGAGCTGGAGCCTAGCCATCCTCAAACTGTCTCGCAGTCCCTCCTCCTAGAAGTTACTTCTGAAGCAAAGCCATCCCCCACAACAGACATGGTGCTGGAGCCTCCAAAAGAAGACTCAGGCCAGGTGGCACCAAGGGCAACTCCCCAGGTGGATGTCCCAGAGCTCAgcactgaaatggaaaaggctgagagcTCAGTTGTAGAAGAAAGCCCCGAGCCCAGTGTGGCCACCGAGGTAAAGGAGATGAGCACAAGAGAGACTTTTGCTACTCCAGTGATTCCAAAGCCTACAGAGACTGTTCTGCAGCCTGAAAGCACAGTGGACATGGTAGCCAGCGATGCTGtggaagggaaggagagcaCTCCAGAAGTGCAGAAACCTGCTGTGCCTCCTGTCGAGCCTCCTGTGCCTGCCGAGGGCAAGGAGGACGAGCAGGCGGCGGAAGAAGCTCTGCTGGCGCTCCCGGTCTCGGGGGGGCCGCAGAGAACAGCCACAGATTTCTATGCTGAGCTGCAGAACTCCACGGAGCTGGGCTATGCCAACGGGAACCTCGTTCACGGATCCAACCAGAAGGAATCCGTCTTCATGCGCCTCAACAACCGCATCAAGGCCCTGGAGGTCAACATGTCCCTCAGCAGCCGCTACCTGGAAGAGCTCAGTCAGAG GTACCGAAAACAAATGGAAGAAATGCAGAAGGCTTTCAATAAAACGATAATAAAGCTTCAGAACACCTCAAGAATAGCAGAAGAGCAG GATCAGCGTCAGACAGAGGCAATCCAGCTGTTACAAGCACAGCTCACCAACATGACCCAGCTGGCTTCCAATCTGTCAGCGACCGTGGCGGAACTGAAACGTGAG GTTTCTGATCGCCAGACTTACCTGGTGATTTCTCTGGTTCTCTGCCTCATCCTGGGCTTGGTGCTTTTTGTGCAGCGGTGCAGGAGCCCTTCTCAGTTCTGTGAAGATTACctctcaaaaattcccaaaagcaATCACTACCCTAGCCCCAAAAG GTGTTTCTCTTCCTATGATGATATGAATTTGAAAAGAAGAACTTCCCTTCCACTGGTCAGATCCCAGTCTTTTCAGCTAGCTGGTAAAGAAG TGGATCCAGAGGATCTGTACATTGTGGAGCCCCTGAAGTTTTCCCCAGAGAAGAAG AAAAAGCGTTGCAAGTACAAAAGTGAAAAACCAGAGACTATTAAGCCAACAACAGAGCCCCTGCACCCGATAGCCAACGGGGAGATCAAAGGAAGGAAGCCCTTCACGAACCAGAGGGACTTCTCTAACATTGGGGAGGTTTATCACTCTTCCTACAAGGGCCCTCCCTCCGAAGGGAGCTCCGAGACGTCGTCGCAGTCGGACGAGTCCTATTTCTGTGGCATCTCAGCGTGCACGAGTCTGTGCAACGGGCAGACCCAAAAGACAAAGACTGAGAAGAGGGCTATCAAACGAAGACGGTCGAAAGTTTCAGACCAAGGGAAGCTCATAAAAACTCTAATACAGACTAAGTCGGGGTCAATGCCAAGTCTGCATGACATAATCAAAGGAAACAAAGATATAACAGTGGGAACACTCGGTGTCACGACAGTCTCTGGACACATCTAA
- the SUCO gene encoding SUN domain-containing ossification factor isoform X2: MFLQTTEISETSQPEVGSPPSVDVNEASSSIVPSTENTSSSPTSEIPPVSQPNAIENSRADIPVVSSSEAEQSEPDCDIGGTLEADPQSEPSSFVSPSESLAGQHIENISSSHGKGKKTKSEFESKVSAAEKGADEQKSALNASENLKREKDFKKTGEIDPTSVITPKDPGDIPTFDEWKKKVMEVEKEKSQSMHPSAVGGQHSTKKVQKNRNNYASVECGAKILAANPEAKSTSAILMENMDLYMLNPCSTKIWFVVELCEPVQVKQFDIANHELFSSTPKDFLVSISDRYPTNKWIKLGTFHARDERNVQSFPLDEQMYAKYVKVELISHFGSEHFCPLSLIRVFGTSMVEEYEEIADSQYQSERQELFDEDYDYLLDYNTGEEKSSKNLLGSATNAILSMVNIAANMLGAKTEESSETEAGNKSVSENVTATPATSTAAPRLPEPTPVPSPELVTTDIPQIEKEQLMVDLTKESPIVQLVQEYEEDTSQSTVTLLSSDEQEEEAAAWFELETEKYCCDMAAVCCISTFSEYLLKWCSVAAAMHRQHSKTGREERPPHPVDVQQPQPSLTESAQTAAEEPLPEQLDSKAEKPPGSAVAVDFSAVHEEMSNETTESIELEPSHPQTVSQSLLLEVTSEAKPSPTTDMVLEPPKEDSGQVAPRATPQVDVPELSTEMEKAESSVVEESPEPSVATEVKEMSTRETFATPVIPKPTETVLQPESTVDMVASDAVEGKESTPEVQKPAVPPVEPPVPAEGKEDEQAAEEALLALPVSGGPQRTATDFYAELQNSTELGYANGNLVHGSNQKESVFMRLNNRIKALEVNMSLSSRYLEELSQRYRKQMEEMQKAFNKTIIKLQNTSRIAEEQDQRQTEAIQLLQAQLTNMTQLASNLSATVAELKREVSDRQTYLVISLVLCLILGLVLFVQRCRSPSQFCEDYLSKIPKSNHYPSPKRCFSSYDDMNLKRRTSLPLVRSQSFQLAGKEVDPEDLYIVEPLKFSPEKKKKRCKYKSEKPETIKPTTEPLHPIANGEIKGRKPFTNQRDFSNIGEVYHSSYKGPPSEGSSETSSQSDESYFCGISACTSLCNGQTQKTKTEKRAIKRRRSKVSDQGKLIKTLIQTKSGSMPSLHDIIKGNKDITVGTLGVTTVSGHI, translated from the exons ATGTTTTTACAGACAACAGAAATAAGTGAAACAAGCCAGCCTGAAGTTGGGAGTCCACCTTCAGTAGATGTAAATGAAGCTTCCTCCAGCATAGTCCCAAGCACTGAAAACACTTCCAGTTCACCTACCTCAGAGATACCTCCAGTCTCACAGCCCAA TGCAATAGAGAATTCCCGTGCTGATATCCCTGTAGTCAGCtctagtgaagctgagcagtCAGAACCTGACTGTGATATTGGTGGGACACTTGAGGCTGACCCTCAGAGTGAGCCTTCCTCTTTTGTCAGTCCATCAGAGAG CCTTGCAGGCCAACATATAGAGAACATATCATCTTCACATGGCAAGGGAAAGAAGACTAAGTCGGAGTTTGAGTCCAAAGTTTCAGCAGCTGAAAAGGGGGCAGATGAGCAAAAATCTGCTCTTAATGCTTCGGAGAACTTAAAAAGGGAG AAAGACTTTAAGAAGACAGGAGAAATTGACCCTACATCAGTAATAACTCCAAAGGACCCTGGAGATATTCCAACATTTGATGAATGGAAGAAGAAAGTCATGGaagtggagaaagaaaaga GTCAGTCAATGCACCCTTCTGCTGTTGGTGGGCAGCATTCCACTAAAAAGGTCCAGAAAAACAGGAATAACTACGCCTCTGTAGAGTGTGGTGCCAAAATTTTGGCAGCAAATCCAGAGGCAAAG agcACTTCAGCTATTTTGATGGAAAATATGGACCTTTATATGCTCAATCCTTGCAGTACTAAAATCTG GTTTGTTGTTGAGCTCTGTGAACCAGTGCAAGTAAAGCAGTTTGACATTGCAAATCATGAATTATTCTCTTCCACTCCTAAAGACTTTCTGGTGTCAATTAGTGACAG GTATCCAACAAACAAATGGATTAAATTAGGTACTTTCCATGCCAGAGATGAGAGGAATGTCCAGAGCTTTCCTCTGGATGAACAGATGTATGCAAAATATGTTAAG GTGGAGTTGATATCACACTTTGGATCAGAACATTTTTGTCCTTTAAGCCTTATAAG AGTATTTGGTACTAGCATGGTTGAAGAGTATGAAGAAATAGCTGATTCTCAGTATCAGTCTGAACGACAGGAACTGTTTGATGAAGATTATG ATTATCTATTGGATTATAACACAGGGGaagaaaaatcttcaaaaaATCTTCTTGGTTCTGCTACAA ATGCTATCCTGAGTATGGTGAACATTGCTGCCAATATGCTTGGAGCCAAAACTGAAGAGTCATCTGAAACTGAAG ctgggaataAAAGTGTGTCTGAAAATGTCACTGCCACCCCTGCAACTTCAACAGCTGCACCAAGACTGCCTGAACCAACACCTGTTCCTTCGCCAGA ACTTGTTACTACAGATATTCCACAGATAGAGAAGGAGCAGTTAATGGTGGATTTGACTAAAGAAAGCCCAATTGTTCAGCTAGTGCAGGAGTATGAAGAAGATACAAGCCAGTCTACAGTAACTTTGCTGTCCAGTGATGAGCAGgaagaggaagcagcagcatggTTTGAGCTGGAGACAGAGAAGTACTGCTGTGACATGGCAGCAGTGTGCTGCATTTCCACCTTCTCGGAGTACCTGCTGAAGTGGTGCTCAGTTGCAGCAGCCATGCATCGGCAGCACAGTAAAACTGGACGTGAAGAGAGGCCACCTCACCCTGTGGAcgtgcagcagccacagccatcTCTGACTGAGTCTGCCcagacagcagcagaggagcctTTGCCTGAGCAGCTGGACAGCAAAGCTGAGAAACCCCCTGGGTCTGCTGTTGCAGTTGACTTCAGTGCCGTCCATGAGGAGATGAGTAATGAGACCACAGAGTCCATTGAGCTGGAGCCTAGCCATCCTCAAACTGTCTCGCAGTCCCTCCTCCTAGAAGTTACTTCTGAAGCAAAGCCATCCCCCACAACAGACATGGTGCTGGAGCCTCCAAAAGAAGACTCAGGCCAGGTGGCACCAAGGGCAACTCCCCAGGTGGATGTCCCAGAGCTCAgcactgaaatggaaaaggctgagagcTCAGTTGTAGAAGAAAGCCCCGAGCCCAGTGTGGCCACCGAGGTAAAGGAGATGAGCACAAGAGAGACTTTTGCTACTCCAGTGATTCCAAAGCCTACAGAGACTGTTCTGCAGCCTGAAAGCACAGTGGACATGGTAGCCAGCGATGCTGtggaagggaaggagagcaCTCCAGAAGTGCAGAAACCTGCTGTGCCTCCTGTCGAGCCTCCTGTGCCTGCCGAGGGCAAGGAGGACGAGCAGGCGGCGGAAGAAGCTCTGCTGGCGCTCCCGGTCTCGGGGGGGCCGCAGAGAACAGCCACAGATTTCTATGCTGAGCTGCAGAACTCCACGGAGCTGGGCTATGCCAACGGGAACCTCGTTCACGGATCCAACCAGAAGGAATCCGTCTTCATGCGCCTCAACAACCGCATCAAGGCCCTGGAGGTCAACATGTCCCTCAGCAGCCGCTACCTGGAAGAGCTCAGTCAGAG GTACCGAAAACAAATGGAAGAAATGCAGAAGGCTTTCAATAAAACGATAATAAAGCTTCAGAACACCTCAAGAATAGCAGAAGAGCAG GATCAGCGTCAGACAGAGGCAATCCAGCTGTTACAAGCACAGCTCACCAACATGACCCAGCTGGCTTCCAATCTGTCAGCGACCGTGGCGGAACTGAAACGTGAG GTTTCTGATCGCCAGACTTACCTGGTGATTTCTCTGGTTCTCTGCCTCATCCTGGGCTTGGTGCTTTTTGTGCAGCGGTGCAGGAGCCCTTCTCAGTTCTGTGAAGATTACctctcaaaaattcccaaaagcaATCACTACCCTAGCCCCAAAAG GTGTTTCTCTTCCTATGATGATATGAATTTGAAAAGAAGAACTTCCCTTCCACTGGTCAGATCCCAGTCTTTTCAGCTAGCTGGTAAAGAAG TGGATCCAGAGGATCTGTACATTGTGGAGCCCCTGAAGTTTTCCCCAGAGAAGAAG AAAAAGCGTTGCAAGTACAAAAGTGAAAAACCAGAGACTATTAAGCCAACAACAGAGCCCCTGCACCCGATAGCCAACGGGGAGATCAAAGGAAGGAAGCCCTTCACGAACCAGAGGGACTTCTCTAACATTGGGGAGGTTTATCACTCTTCCTACAAGGGCCCTCCCTCCGAAGGGAGCTCCGAGACGTCGTCGCAGTCGGACGAGTCCTATTTCTGTGGCATCTCAGCGTGCACGAGTCTGTGCAACGGGCAGACCCAAAAGACAAAGACTGAGAAGAGGGCTATCAAACGAAGACGGTCGAAAGTTTCAGACCAAGGGAAGCTCATAAAAACTCTAATACAGACTAAGTCGGGGTCAATGCCAAGTCTGCATGACATAATCAAAGGAAACAAAGATATAACAGTGGGAACACTCGGTGTCACGACAGTCTCTGGACACATCTAA
- the SUCO gene encoding SUN domain-containing ossification factor isoform X1 — protein MFLQTTEISETSQPEVGSPPSVDVNEASSSIVPSTENTSSSPTSEIPPVSQPNAIENSRADIPVVSSSEAEQSEPDCDIGGTLEADPQSEPSSFVSPSESLAGQHIENISSSHGKGKKTKSEFESKVSAAEKGADEQKSALNASENLKREKDFKKTGEIDPTSVITPKDPGDIPTFDEWKKKVMEVEKEKSQSMHPSAVGGQHSTKKVQKNRNNYASVECGAKILAANPEAKSTSAILMENMDLYMLNPCSTKIWFVVELCEPVQVKQFDIANHELFSSTPKDFLVSISDRYPTNKWIKLGTFHARDERNVQSFPLDEQMYAKYVKMFIKYIKVELISHFGSEHFCPLSLIRVFGTSMVEEYEEIADSQYQSERQELFDEDYDYLLDYNTGEEKSSKNLLGSATNAILSMVNIAANMLGAKTEESSETEAGNKSVSENVTATPATSTAAPRLPEPTPVPSPELVTTDIPQIEKEQLMVDLTKESPIVQLVQEYEEDTSQSTVTLLSSDEQEEEAAAWFELETEKYCCDMAAVCCISTFSEYLLKWCSVAAAMHRQHSKTGREERPPHPVDVQQPQPSLTESAQTAAEEPLPEQLDSKAEKPPGSAVAVDFSAVHEEMSNETTESIELEPSHPQTVSQSLLLEVTSEAKPSPTTDMVLEPPKEDSGQVAPRATPQVDVPELSTEMEKAESSVVEESPEPSVATEVKEMSTRETFATPVIPKPTETVLQPESTVDMVASDAVEGKESTPEVQKPAVPPVEPPVPAEGKEDEQAAEEALLALPVSGGPQRTATDFYAELQNSTELGYANGNLVHGSNQKESVFMRLNNRIKALEVNMSLSSRYLEELSQRYRKQMEEMQKAFNKTIIKLQNTSRIAEEQDQRQTEAIQLLQAQLTNMTQLASNLSATVAELKREVSDRQTYLVISLVLCLILGLVLFVQRCRSPSQFCEDYLSKIPKSNHYPSPKRCFSSYDDMNLKRRTSLPLVRSQSFQLAVDPEDLYIVEPLKFSPEKKKKRCKYKSEKPETIKPTTEPLHPIANGEIKGRKPFTNQRDFSNIGEVYHSSYKGPPSEGSSETSSQSDESYFCGISACTSLCNGQTQKTKTEKRAIKRRRSKVSDQGKLIKTLIQTKSGSMPSLHDIIKGNKDITVGTLGVTTVSGHI, from the exons ATGTTTTTACAGACAACAGAAATAAGTGAAACAAGCCAGCCTGAAGTTGGGAGTCCACCTTCAGTAGATGTAAATGAAGCTTCCTCCAGCATAGTCCCAAGCACTGAAAACACTTCCAGTTCACCTACCTCAGAGATACCTCCAGTCTCACAGCCCAA TGCAATAGAGAATTCCCGTGCTGATATCCCTGTAGTCAGCtctagtgaagctgagcagtCAGAACCTGACTGTGATATTGGTGGGACACTTGAGGCTGACCCTCAGAGTGAGCCTTCCTCTTTTGTCAGTCCATCAGAGAG CCTTGCAGGCCAACATATAGAGAACATATCATCTTCACATGGCAAGGGAAAGAAGACTAAGTCGGAGTTTGAGTCCAAAGTTTCAGCAGCTGAAAAGGGGGCAGATGAGCAAAAATCTGCTCTTAATGCTTCGGAGAACTTAAAAAGGGAG AAAGACTTTAAGAAGACAGGAGAAATTGACCCTACATCAGTAATAACTCCAAAGGACCCTGGAGATATTCCAACATTTGATGAATGGAAGAAGAAAGTCATGGaagtggagaaagaaaaga GTCAGTCAATGCACCCTTCTGCTGTTGGTGGGCAGCATTCCACTAAAAAGGTCCAGAAAAACAGGAATAACTACGCCTCTGTAGAGTGTGGTGCCAAAATTTTGGCAGCAAATCCAGAGGCAAAG agcACTTCAGCTATTTTGATGGAAAATATGGACCTTTATATGCTCAATCCTTGCAGTACTAAAATCTG GTTTGTTGTTGAGCTCTGTGAACCAGTGCAAGTAAAGCAGTTTGACATTGCAAATCATGAATTATTCTCTTCCACTCCTAAAGACTTTCTGGTGTCAATTAGTGACAG GTATCCAACAAACAAATGGATTAAATTAGGTACTTTCCATGCCAGAGATGAGAGGAATGTCCAGAGCTTTCCTCTGGATGAACAGATGTATGCAAAATATGTTAAG ATGTTCATCAAGTACATAAAG GTGGAGTTGATATCACACTTTGGATCAGAACATTTTTGTCCTTTAAGCCTTATAAG AGTATTTGGTACTAGCATGGTTGAAGAGTATGAAGAAATAGCTGATTCTCAGTATCAGTCTGAACGACAGGAACTGTTTGATGAAGATTATG ATTATCTATTGGATTATAACACAGGGGaagaaaaatcttcaaaaaATCTTCTTGGTTCTGCTACAA ATGCTATCCTGAGTATGGTGAACATTGCTGCCAATATGCTTGGAGCCAAAACTGAAGAGTCATCTGAAACTGAAG ctgggaataAAAGTGTGTCTGAAAATGTCACTGCCACCCCTGCAACTTCAACAGCTGCACCAAGACTGCCTGAACCAACACCTGTTCCTTCGCCAGA ACTTGTTACTACAGATATTCCACAGATAGAGAAGGAGCAGTTAATGGTGGATTTGACTAAAGAAAGCCCAATTGTTCAGCTAGTGCAGGAGTATGAAGAAGATACAAGCCAGTCTACAGTAACTTTGCTGTCCAGTGATGAGCAGgaagaggaagcagcagcatggTTTGAGCTGGAGACAGAGAAGTACTGCTGTGACATGGCAGCAGTGTGCTGCATTTCCACCTTCTCGGAGTACCTGCTGAAGTGGTGCTCAGTTGCAGCAGCCATGCATCGGCAGCACAGTAAAACTGGACGTGAAGAGAGGCCACCTCACCCTGTGGAcgtgcagcagccacagccatcTCTGACTGAGTCTGCCcagacagcagcagaggagcctTTGCCTGAGCAGCTGGACAGCAAAGCTGAGAAACCCCCTGGGTCTGCTGTTGCAGTTGACTTCAGTGCCGTCCATGAGGAGATGAGTAATGAGACCACAGAGTCCATTGAGCTGGAGCCTAGCCATCCTCAAACTGTCTCGCAGTCCCTCCTCCTAGAAGTTACTTCTGAAGCAAAGCCATCCCCCACAACAGACATGGTGCTGGAGCCTCCAAAAGAAGACTCAGGCCAGGTGGCACCAAGGGCAACTCCCCAGGTGGATGTCCCAGAGCTCAgcactgaaatggaaaaggctgagagcTCAGTTGTAGAAGAAAGCCCCGAGCCCAGTGTGGCCACCGAGGTAAAGGAGATGAGCACAAGAGAGACTTTTGCTACTCCAGTGATTCCAAAGCCTACAGAGACTGTTCTGCAGCCTGAAAGCACAGTGGACATGGTAGCCAGCGATGCTGtggaagggaaggagagcaCTCCAGAAGTGCAGAAACCTGCTGTGCCTCCTGTCGAGCCTCCTGTGCCTGCCGAGGGCAAGGAGGACGAGCAGGCGGCGGAAGAAGCTCTGCTGGCGCTCCCGGTCTCGGGGGGGCCGCAGAGAACAGCCACAGATTTCTATGCTGAGCTGCAGAACTCCACGGAGCTGGGCTATGCCAACGGGAACCTCGTTCACGGATCCAACCAGAAGGAATCCGTCTTCATGCGCCTCAACAACCGCATCAAGGCCCTGGAGGTCAACATGTCCCTCAGCAGCCGCTACCTGGAAGAGCTCAGTCAGAG GTACCGAAAACAAATGGAAGAAATGCAGAAGGCTTTCAATAAAACGATAATAAAGCTTCAGAACACCTCAAGAATAGCAGAAGAGCAG GATCAGCGTCAGACAGAGGCAATCCAGCTGTTACAAGCACAGCTCACCAACATGACCCAGCTGGCTTCCAATCTGTCAGCGACCGTGGCGGAACTGAAACGTGAG GTTTCTGATCGCCAGACTTACCTGGTGATTTCTCTGGTTCTCTGCCTCATCCTGGGCTTGGTGCTTTTTGTGCAGCGGTGCAGGAGCCCTTCTCAGTTCTGTGAAGATTACctctcaaaaattcccaaaagcaATCACTACCCTAGCCCCAAAAG GTGTTTCTCTTCCTATGATGATATGAATTTGAAAAGAAGAACTTCCCTTCCACTGGTCAGATCCCAGTCTTTTCAGCTAGCTG TGGATCCAGAGGATCTGTACATTGTGGAGCCCCTGAAGTTTTCCCCAGAGAAGAAG AAAAAGCGTTGCAAGTACAAAAGTGAAAAACCAGAGACTATTAAGCCAACAACAGAGCCCCTGCACCCGATAGCCAACGGGGAGATCAAAGGAAGGAAGCCCTTCACGAACCAGAGGGACTTCTCTAACATTGGGGAGGTTTATCACTCTTCCTACAAGGGCCCTCCCTCCGAAGGGAGCTCCGAGACGTCGTCGCAGTCGGACGAGTCCTATTTCTGTGGCATCTCAGCGTGCACGAGTCTGTGCAACGGGCAGACCCAAAAGACAAAGACTGAGAAGAGGGCTATCAAACGAAGACGGTCGAAAGTTTCAGACCAAGGGAAGCTCATAAAAACTCTAATACAGACTAAGTCGGGGTCAATGCCAAGTCTGCATGACATAATCAAAGGAAACAAAGATATAACAGTGGGAACACTCGGTGTCACGACAGTCTCTGGACACATCTAA